CCAGGTGCATCGTTACGTTTCTCCGCTACCCGTCGCTGCCCAGCAGGCGGCGCAGCAGGTCTTCGTCGTCGTCGGACAGCTCGTCCACGAAATGGGTCAGAACAGAGGCGCGGTCGGCGCCTGCCTCCATCACCTGGTGCATGTGCCTGGCCGTCAGCCCCGACTCGTCGGAGACGGGTGCATAGGCGTAGCTGCGGCCCAGCGGCGTTCGTTCGAGTACGCCACGGCTGTGCAGACGGGCGAGCGTGGTGGCCACGGTGGTGTGCGCGGGGGACGCCGTCAGGAGTTCAGCCACGTCTCCGGGCGTCAGGGCGCGTCCGGCCGAGTGCAGCAAGGTGAGGATCTCGGCCTCCAGCGCGCCGTTGGCCCGGCGCCTGCCACCGGTCCCAGATGCCTGTTCCTGAGCACCCAACGCCGTCCTCCTGCCTTCGTGGTCTACAGTCACCCGTATCTTCTATTCGCGAATAGAAGATAATGTGTCCCCAGCCCCGCCGTCACGTCCCAGGTGCGGTGGACCCTGCTCACAGGATGCCTGATGCCTCCTTTGCCTGCCCACAGCCCTCGGCGCGAGAGCATGCCGTTCTGGCCTGCCGTGTCCGTCCTGGCGGTCTGCGGTGTTCTGCTCGGGACCCTGGTTGCCGCGGTCGCGACGCGGGCGTCGCCCTTCGCCCTGGATACGGCCCTGCACGCGTGGATGCTGGACCACCGTCCGTCCTGGGCGCGGCAGTTGGCCGTCATCGTGACCGATACGGGCAGTGGAGCGCCGGCCTATGCGCTGGCGGCGCTGGCCGGAACGCTCGCGCAGCGCACCGCGTACTGGCGAGGCGCACTCACGGGGGTACTCGCTCTGGCCTCGGCGCAAGTGTCACGTATGGCATTGG
The DNA window shown above is from Streptomyces sp. NBC_01445 and carries:
- a CDS encoding BlaI/MecI/CopY family transcriptional regulator, with product MGAQEQASGTGGRRRANGALEAEILTLLHSAGRALTPGDVAELLTASPAHTTVATTLARLHSRGVLERTPLGRSYAYAPVSDESGLTARHMHQVMEAGADRASVLTHFVDELSDDDEDLLRRLLGSDG